Genomic DNA from Hippocampus zosterae strain Florida unplaced genomic scaffold, ASM2543408v3 HiC_scaffold_279, whole genome shotgun sequence:
GGGGGTTGCTGGGTGGGAAGGAGTCCGTAGCGTTCTTTGCAGAGCAGCCGCTGCTTGGAATACTGGTCGTCGGGGCTGAAGTGGGCGGGATGTGCGCTCAGCGAGTACCTGCCATCG
This window encodes:
- the LOC127594829 gene encoding H/ACA ribonucleoprotein complex subunit 3-like → MLMRYVEDEQGIRVYTLQEVVDGRYSLSAHPAHFSPDDQYSKQRLLCKERYGLLPTQQPPIQF